One segment of Paenibacillus rhizovicinus DNA contains the following:
- a CDS encoding DsbA family oxidoreductase — protein sequence MKVEVWTDIVCPFCYIGKRKFEEGLKNFEHRDSVELVYRSFELDPHMAVHVSDDIYGLSAKKFGSTRAHMKAVHDDITKRAELDGLTLNYDTAIHTNTFNAHRLLQYSAQFGKTNELLERLYKAYFTDSLHIGDANTLVMIAKEVGLDAAETAAMLDSEQYAAEVRADELKAQKLGIRGVPYFVINEKHAISGAQTKEVFAEALEKAWAEEHPVVQFRSAAGETEVLACLDGSCAVEHQELQQLNKES from the coding sequence ATGAAAGTAGAGGTCTGGACGGATATCGTGTGTCCGTTTTGCTATATAGGAAAACGTAAGTTTGAAGAAGGGTTAAAGAATTTCGAGCATCGCGATTCGGTGGAACTCGTATATCGCAGCTTTGAGCTTGATCCGCACATGGCCGTTCACGTAAGCGATGATATTTATGGGCTATCCGCCAAGAAATTCGGATCGACCAGAGCGCATATGAAAGCAGTGCATGATGATATCACAAAGCGTGCGGAACTAGACGGTCTGACGTTAAATTACGATACTGCAATACACACGAATACGTTTAATGCGCACCGACTACTGCAATATTCGGCGCAATTCGGCAAAACGAACGAATTGTTGGAACGGTTGTACAAAGCCTATTTTACCGATTCCTTGCATATCGGGGACGCGAATACGCTTGTGATGATTGCCAAGGAGGTCGGACTGGACGCTGCAGAGACGGCCGCGATGCTGGACAGCGAGCAATACGCCGCCGAAGTAAGGGCGGACGAGCTTAAAGCGCAAAAGTTAGGTATTCGAGGCGTTCCTTATTTCGTAATTAATGAAAAACACGCTATCTCCGGGGCGCAGACGAAGGAAGTCTTCGCCGAGGCGCTGGAGAAAGCTTGGGCGGAAGAGCATCCCGTCGTTCAATTTCGTTCCGCAGCCGGGGAGACGGAAGTGCTCGCCTGCTTAGACGGTTCATGCGCCGTGGAGCACCAAGAATTACAACAACTAAACAAGGAGAGTTAA
- a CDS encoding TetR/AcrR family transcriptional regulator, translated as MMEKNLRKDAEERRQVILEKAAALFAEYGVEHVSMRQIAREAGVGQGTLYRSYNNKGELCWDLIGESCIQNYDRIQSFLGDHTSSPIKDRLETVLLYHLESLETHSPVLAAIQANNGGDEQQNVPFYSEHYESIHSVIVQLLNEVAKNTENPALDAVFTADGIMALLRPDVYIFQRQHRGYSPDEIKDKLFQVFIEPLFHR; from the coding sequence ATGATGGAGAAAAACCTTCGCAAAGATGCGGAAGAACGCAGACAAGTCATTTTAGAAAAGGCCGCTGCTTTATTCGCCGAATATGGGGTCGAGCATGTCAGCATGCGTCAGATTGCCCGGGAAGCTGGAGTCGGTCAAGGCACGCTTTACCGAAGCTATAACAACAAAGGGGAATTGTGCTGGGATCTCATCGGCGAAAGCTGCATCCAGAACTACGATCGGATCCAATCGTTTTTGGGAGACCATACCTCCAGTCCGATAAAAGATCGTTTGGAAACCGTACTTCTGTATCATTTGGAATCGCTTGAGACGCATTCTCCCGTTCTTGCAGCCATCCAGGCGAACAATGGCGGCGATGAGCAGCAAAACGTCCCTTTCTATTCGGAGCATTACGAGTCCATTCATTCCGTTATCGTCCAATTATTGAACGAAGTCGCGAAGAATACCGAGAACCCCGCCCTCGACGCTGTATTTACGGCGGATGGCATCATGGCGTTATTGCGTCCTGATGTTTATATTTTCCAAAGGCAACATCGCGGTTATTCGCCGGATGAAATTAAAGACAAGCTCTTTCAGGTGTTTATTGAGCCGCTCTTCCACAGGTGA
- a CDS encoding Ger(x)C family spore germination protein: protein MGQSIKHAWRITSIVGCLGVLCGCWDNRDIDHRSLPVTMGLAYHDNLYDVVLQIPEPQSNGTNIRIIKQSGKTINEAVDKISERMESSVDLLHLKLILIEKGYAQQGLTDSISSFMRSRDISPKAIIAICNEDLGPFFDFVKKSMSPKGTTLYDCFEKNAGWNPQMALTHIWQVYRSIHSYTRDIAIPVIKSGKSGTIDYEGSAIIKNGKMIDQITPEETLLFNSFTGQSAQGKIEVMDKASVLVLKSSMHHHSKLIRDTPYLDVQITMKVSILETKGSVSSEVIKQELKEILTKRFNRMFRKTQVREADILGLGQYYRNKIPRTKLRHWRTEYLPKLRLNLKVKTIIQNEGNTKLE, encoded by the coding sequence ATGGGGCAATCGATTAAACATGCATGGAGAATTACAAGCATTGTCGGATGTTTAGGGGTTCTATGCGGTTGTTGGGACAACAGAGACATCGATCACCGCTCGTTGCCCGTGACCATGGGGCTTGCGTACCATGACAACTTATATGACGTTGTACTGCAAATTCCTGAACCGCAATCGAACGGAACTAATATTAGAATCATAAAACAATCGGGGAAAACCATTAACGAAGCCGTGGATAAGATCAGCGAGAGAATGGAAAGCAGCGTCGATCTGCTTCATCTGAAACTAATACTCATCGAAAAAGGATACGCCCAACAAGGCCTTACGGACAGCATCTCCAGTTTCATGAGGTCAAGGGATATTTCCCCGAAAGCAATCATTGCTATTTGCAATGAAGATTTGGGTCCTTTTTTCGATTTCGTGAAAAAATCCATGTCGCCCAAGGGGACGACGCTTTACGATTGCTTTGAGAAAAATGCGGGATGGAACCCTCAGATGGCTTTAACGCACATATGGCAAGTATACAGAAGTATTCATTCTTATACCCGAGACATAGCTATCCCTGTCATAAAATCCGGAAAGAGCGGAACAATCGATTACGAGGGCTCGGCCATCATTAAGAACGGAAAAATGATTGATCAAATCACCCCGGAAGAAACGTTGCTTTTCAATTCTTTTACCGGACAAAGTGCGCAAGGGAAAATCGAAGTCATGGACAAAGCGAGCGTTCTGGTCTTAAAAAGCTCGATGCATCATCACAGTAAACTTATACGAGATACCCCCTACCTGGATGTTCAAATCACAATGAAAGTTTCTATTCTGGAAACGAAAGGGAGCGTTTCGTCGGAGGTCATTAAGCAAGAACTGAAAGAAATCCTCACGAAGCGGTTTAATCGTATGTTTCGCAAAACGCAAGTTCGTGAAGCCGATATCCTTGGGTTGGGACAGTACTATAGAAACAAAATACCTCGAACCAAGCTGCGCCATTGGAGAACCGAGTACTTGCCCAAGCTGCGATTGAATTTAAAAGTGAAAACGATTATTCAGAACGAAGGAAATACGAAACTCGAATAA
- a CDS encoding Gfo/Idh/MocA family protein → MSNHQQQANHKKIGVGIIGASPSNPGWAVAAHIPAVQALPDFRLVAVSTSNRESADAAAEAFGVPGFDNYQDLIQHPEVDLVVIAINVQYHYDIALAAIEAGKMVYSEWPLGMSTEQAQDLANRAKEAGVRTFIGLQARYSPAIQHARDLIAQGYIGNVLATTLSGTGLIWEPVTIRKFAYTYDVNAGATMLASAGLHAIDGLNYVLGDYDNVSAKLEVRHPEVQIADDGTTLKVTAPDHMAIIGTLESGVLATTLYRSGTSRDFDLRWEIIGTDGELVITADFNGNMQNTELKLRGGKGEDKTLGEIVIPDPYTEDIKSIPEGPARSSNIGKFYASLAKDLREGTNETPDFAHAVKRHLLYDAIMTASRTGVEQKVN, encoded by the coding sequence ATGTCCAATCATCAACAGCAAGCCAATCATAAGAAAATCGGTGTAGGTATTATCGGAGCAAGTCCGTCCAACCCGGGGTGGGCTGTCGCAGCGCACATCCCGGCGGTTCAAGCCTTGCCGGACTTCCGACTGGTTGCGGTGAGCACGAGCAACCGCGAATCCGCGGATGCCGCAGCCGAAGCGTTCGGCGTTCCCGGATTCGATAATTACCAGGATCTGATTCAGCATCCTGAAGTAGACCTTGTCGTGATCGCCATTAATGTGCAATACCATTACGATATCGCTCTAGCTGCTATCGAAGCAGGCAAAATGGTATACAGCGAATGGCCGCTAGGCATGTCCACGGAACAGGCGCAGGACTTGGCAAACCGTGCCAAGGAGGCAGGCGTTCGGACGTTTATCGGCTTGCAGGCGCGCTACTCTCCGGCAATCCAACACGCCCGCGATTTGATCGCTCAAGGCTATATCGGCAACGTACTCGCAACTACATTATCCGGCACGGGCTTGATCTGGGAACCCGTCACGATCCGGAAATTCGCTTATACGTACGACGTGAACGCCGGCGCGACCATGTTGGCGTCCGCGGGTCTTCACGCCATCGACGGGCTGAATTACGTGCTCGGCGATTACGATAACGTGTCCGCGAAGCTGGAAGTTCGTCACCCTGAGGTTCAAATCGCGGATGATGGGACGACGCTCAAAGTGACGGCTCCGGATCATATGGCCATCATCGGCACGCTAGAAAGCGGCGTGTTGGCAACGACCTTATACCGCAGCGGAACTTCGCGGGACTTCGACTTGCGTTGGGAGATCATCGGCACGGACGGCGAGCTTGTCATTACCGCCGATTTCAACGGAAATATGCAAAATACCGAGCTGAAATTGAGGGGCGGCAAAGGCGAAGACAAGACGCTCGGCGAGATCGTCATTCCAGACCCATATACCGAAGATATCAAATCGATTCCCGAAGGACCGGCAAGATCAAGCAACATCGGGAAATTTTACGCGAGCTTGGCTAAAGATCTTCGCGAAGGCACGAATGAAACGCCGGACTTCGCGCATGCCGTCAAACGCCACCTGTTATATGACGCGATCATGACGGCTTCCCGTACCGGAGTCGAGCAAAAAGTGAACTAA
- a CDS encoding MFS transporter — translation MGDRISKANRLLLILVCLAQFLEVMNSSTVTVALPAIQSALHMNANNLQWIVTAYVLTFACFLLIGGRASDLIGRKRVLTLGLAIFATASLAGGFAMNPVWLIASRAIQGIGAALSIPAAMSLISTSIPEGAQRNKAFAIFGALGSGGFAAGSIVGGLLTDSIGWRSLFFLNVPLGVAIILGLAFVKERPMEQKNKQSIDLPGAIAVLLGIFILVYGLSMPDVDGSWPTVKIATLIAGALIMAGFVFIEKYAENPLMPLRLFRIGSLVSSNIIGFLMYSFMTAFIYFSTLYFHALGYSSLITGLAFLPLGVSSVLATQITPYFMRIFGAKILLIVSQLVNALGLFWLSTMSMDSVYAAFILPVFILLGLSTAAGFTAIIVGSVRDVRLEEHGVAGGIVNTFLQLGGSLGLSILATVASSVTASATDPSSNEAMLSGFQTALVVGGCFALFALLLALPGMRKKKAALQQA, via the coding sequence GTGGGCGATCGGATTTCTAAAGCGAATAGGTTGTTATTGATTTTAGTTTGTCTTGCGCAATTTCTGGAAGTCATGAATTCATCCACGGTAACCGTGGCGCTGCCGGCGATTCAATCGGCGCTGCACATGAATGCGAATAATTTACAGTGGATCGTCACGGCTTATGTCCTCACCTTCGCTTGTTTTCTGCTTATCGGCGGACGTGCGAGCGACTTGATCGGGAGGAAACGCGTGTTAACGCTCGGGTTAGCGATTTTTGCAACTGCTTCGCTTGCCGGCGGATTCGCGATGAATCCGGTTTGGCTCATTGCGAGCAGAGCGATTCAAGGGATCGGCGCCGCGCTGTCCATTCCCGCGGCCATGTCGCTCATTAGCACGTCGATTCCCGAAGGCGCGCAACGGAATAAAGCTTTTGCCATCTTCGGCGCGTTGGGTTCGGGCGGATTCGCGGCGGGATCAATCGTTGGCGGGCTGCTGACGGATTCGATCGGCTGGCGCTCCTTGTTTTTCTTGAACGTCCCGCTCGGGGTTGCGATCATACTCGGGTTAGCGTTTGTCAAAGAACGGCCGATGGAGCAAAAGAACAAGCAATCCATTGATTTACCCGGCGCAATTGCCGTGCTGTTAGGCATATTCATTCTCGTATACGGGTTGTCCATGCCTGATGTCGACGGCAGTTGGCCGACCGTGAAAATTGCAACCTTAATCGCCGGAGCGCTTATTATGGCCGGATTCGTCTTCATCGAGAAATACGCCGAAAACCCGCTCATGCCACTGCGGTTGTTCCGTATCGGTTCGCTAGTATCGTCGAATATTATCGGATTCTTAATGTATTCCTTCATGACCGCATTTATTTATTTCTCGACGCTGTATTTTCATGCGCTTGGCTATTCTTCATTAATAACGGGCTTGGCTTTTCTGCCGCTCGGCGTATCGTCCGTTCTAGCCACCCAAATCACGCCTTACTTCATGCGTATATTCGGAGCGAAAATATTGTTGATTGTTTCGCAGCTCGTTAATGCACTCGGCTTGTTCTGGTTAAGCACCATGTCCATGGACAGCGTCTATGCCGCATTTATTTTACCGGTCTTCATTCTATTAGGCCTCTCGACGGCAGCCGGATTTACGGCTATCATCGTAGGTTCCGTGAGGGATGTGCGACTTGAGGAGCACGGCGTGGCAGGCGGTATCGTAAATACGTTCCTGCAGCTAGGAGGCAGTCTCGGATTGTCTATTCTGGCTACGGTCGCGAGCTCGGTGACCGCTTCGGCAACCGATCCATCGTCCAACGAAGCGATGCTGTCGGGATTTCAAACGGCATTAGTCGTTGGCGGTTGCTTTGCGTTATTCGCTTTGCTCTTGGCCTTGCCAGGCATGAGAAAGAAAAAGGCAGCGTTGCAGCAAGCTTAA
- a CDS encoding NAD(P)H-dependent oxidoreductase, whose protein sequence is MNTNATKKEVLEAYHFRHAAKAFDPTRKISEEDFRFILETGRLSPSSNGLEAWKFLVVQNPELREELRPFAYGAYNQLPTASHMVVILARKGLIPESPYIYEQLTKVKKYPAEMVRNNVGAWHDFFDSFHLDNERARTAWASKQTYIALGNMMTSAAMIGIDSCPIEGFVPDRVNEILAQRGLLGDDEYEVSVMVAFGYRAKEPRDKTRRTMEQVSEWIL, encoded by the coding sequence ATGAACACGAATGCGACAAAGAAAGAAGTGCTGGAAGCCTATCATTTTAGACATGCCGCGAAAGCATTTGACCCAACCCGAAAAATATCCGAAGAAGATTTCCGGTTTATCCTGGAAACAGGGAGATTATCGCCTAGCTCCAACGGTCTTGAGGCATGGAAATTTCTAGTCGTGCAAAATCCGGAACTTAGGGAAGAGCTTCGGCCGTTCGCTTACGGCGCGTACAATCAACTGCCGACCGCGAGTCACATGGTCGTTATTCTTGCTCGTAAAGGACTTATCCCGGAATCCCCTTATATTTATGAGCAGTTGACGAAAGTTAAAAAATATCCCGCCGAAATGGTGCGAAACAACGTGGGAGCATGGCACGATTTCTTCGATTCGTTCCATCTCGATAACGAACGAGCGAGAACGGCTTGGGCTTCTAAGCAAACGTATATCGCATTAGGGAATATGATGACTTCCGCGGCGATGATCGGAATCGATTCTTGTCCGATCGAAGGCTTCGTACCTGATAGAGTCAACGAAATTTTGGCACAACGAGGATTGCTCGGAGACGACGAGTACGAAGTAAGCGTGATGGTCGCTTTCGGTTACCGGGCAAAAGAACCGCGTGATAAAACAAGAAGAACGATGGAGCAAGTATCCGAATGGATTCTGTAA
- a CDS encoding nuclear transport factor 2 family protein: MLKSKTVQTSLILGLVMLTIIISGCTDQNNKAQQAAEDQQAVQITELEQRYQNLEDVEEIKKLKARYFRFIDEKKWSDFAELFTPDAKIEIDGNVFTGGEAFANGAGTVIGAAPTVHQGHMPEIDLIDRDNAKGMWAMEDMLTYPAVKDAPPGHDGYGSYSETYKRVDGVWKISSLVLTRYRMDPLANWDPSTNPITGK, translated from the coding sequence ATGTTGAAGAGCAAAACGGTTCAAACAAGTTTGATTTTGGGATTAGTTATGCTAACTATTATAATTTCGGGATGCACGGATCAAAATAATAAGGCACAGCAAGCAGCAGAAGACCAGCAAGCCGTGCAAATCACTGAACTTGAACAGAGATATCAAAACTTAGAGGACGTTGAAGAGATCAAAAAATTGAAGGCCCGTTATTTCCGTTTTATCGATGAAAAAAAATGGTCGGATTTTGCCGAGCTTTTTACACCTGATGCCAAAATTGAAATCGATGGCAATGTGTTTACCGGCGGGGAAGCATTCGCAAACGGGGCAGGAACTGTCATCGGTGCGGCCCCTACGGTTCACCAGGGACATATGCCCGAGATTGATTTGATCGATCGGGACAACGCGAAGGGAATGTGGGCAATGGAAGATATGTTGACCTACCCTGCCGTTAAGGACGCTCCACCGGGGCATGATGGGTATGGATCATACAGCGAAACATATAAGCGCGTGGATGGCGTTTGGAAAATTAGCAGCTTGGTTCTAACCAGATACCGAATGGACCCTCTCGCTAACTGGGATCCTAGTACAAATCCTATAACTGGGAAGTAA